The proteins below are encoded in one region of Ornithinimicrobium avium:
- a CDS encoding ATP-binding protein → MRLREPDQRGQALRGPARRRPARRRPRPEGDRLTVAVTDDGRGGATVGHGSGLVGLRQRVTSVDGDLHVRSPAGQGTTVTISLPMRPRRTR, encoded by the coding sequence CTGCGTCTCCGAGAGCCTGACCAACGCGGCCAAGCACTCCGGGGCCCGGCACGTCGGCGTCCGGCTCGACGTCGTCCCCGCCCCGAGGGCGACCGGCTGACCGTCGCCGTCACCGACGACGGGCGGGGGGGCGCCACGGTCGGCCACGGTTCCGGCCTGGTCGGCCTGCGCCAGCGGGTGACGTCGGTGGACGGCGACCTGCACGTCCGCTCGCCCGCCGGCCAGGGCACCACCGTCACCATCAGCCTGCCCATGCGACCCCGGAGGACACGATGA
- a CDS encoding TRAP transporter large permease, translating into MSSLTQGGIIGLIALVLFMTGMPIAFALAITALASIVFFLGPDQFSLFGKMTFDSLNDFGLLAIPLFVLMGNMFGGSHASRQLFEAGEAWLSRIRGGLAMSSVAASTLFAALTGSSAATAAAIGRVAVPEMEKRGYSARIATGAIAAGGTLGILIPPSVTLILYGIAAEQSIGQLFAGGIVPGIILALMFCVWIFIAQTMENRASDRRAARDGTGGAATLSGPRAQRRYTWAERFTSLTKVLPFAALIAVVLVVLYRGIATPSEAAAIGVLLVWILVALIYRGLSGRALMEVLKESTNQSTMILMITAFSAVIATVLSYLRVPQDLAALVSDAELNRWVVLLLINIVLLVMGCFLPPVSIIVMTTPILLPMILALGFDPIWFGVVMTINMEMGLITPPVGLNLYVLKGIAPHIPLKEILLGSMPYIGVMTLALVLFSVFPQIVLFVPNWLY; encoded by the coding sequence GTGAGCTCGCTCACCCAGGGAGGCATCATCGGCCTGATCGCCCTGGTCCTGTTCATGACGGGTATGCCGATCGCGTTCGCCCTGGCCATCACCGCCCTGGCCTCGATCGTCTTCTTCCTCGGCCCGGACCAGTTCTCGCTGTTCGGCAAGATGACCTTCGACTCGCTCAACGACTTCGGCCTGCTGGCCATCCCGTTGTTCGTGCTGATGGGCAACATGTTCGGCGGGTCGCACGCCAGCCGGCAGCTGTTCGAGGCCGGCGAGGCCTGGCTGTCGCGGATCCGCGGCGGTCTGGCGATGAGCTCGGTGGCCGCCTCCACGCTCTTCGCCGCGCTCACCGGGTCCAGCGCCGCCACCGCCGCGGCGATCGGGCGGGTCGCGGTGCCGGAGATGGAGAAGCGGGGCTACTCGGCACGCATCGCCACCGGCGCGATCGCCGCGGGCGGCACGCTGGGGATCCTCATCCCGCCCAGCGTCACGCTCATCCTCTACGGCATCGCCGCGGAGCAGTCGATCGGCCAGCTCTTCGCCGGCGGAATCGTGCCCGGCATCATCCTCGCGCTGATGTTCTGCGTGTGGATCTTCATCGCCCAGACCATGGAGAACCGGGCGTCGGACCGGCGCGCAGCGCGGGACGGCACCGGCGGCGCGGCGACGCTCTCCGGTCCGCGGGCGCAGCGGCGCTACACCTGGGCGGAGCGGTTCACCAGCCTGACCAAGGTGCTGCCGTTCGCCGCGCTCATCGCCGTGGTGCTCGTCGTGCTCTACCGGGGCATCGCCACCCCGAGCGAGGCGGCCGCGATCGGCGTGCTGCTGGTGTGGATCCTGGTCGCTCTCATCTACCGCGGCCTCAGCGGCCGTGCGCTGATGGAGGTGCTCAAGGAGTCCACCAACCAGAGCACGATGATCCTGATGATCACCGCGTTCTCGGCCGTCATCGCCACGGTCCTGAGCTACCTGCGGGTGCCGCAGGACCTGGCCGCGCTGGTCAGCGACGCGGAGCTGAACCGCTGGGTGGTCCTGCTGCTGATCAACATCGTGCTGCTGGTGATGGGTTGCTTCCTGCCTCCCGTCTCGATCATCGTGATGACGACCCCGATCCTGCTGCCGATGATCCTGGCGCTCGGTTTCGACCCGATCTGGTTCGGCGTGGTCATGACGATCAACATGGAGATGGGGCTGATCACACCACCGGTGGGCCTCAACCTCTACGTGCTCAAGGGCATCGCCCCGCACATCCCGCTCAAGGAGATCCTCCTCGGCTCGATGCCCTACATCGGGGTGATGACCCTGGCCCTGGTGCTGTTCTCGGTCTTCCCCCAGATCGTGCTGTTCGTGCCGAACTGGCTCTACTAG
- a CDS encoding ATP-dependent DNA ligase produces MPLARVIETSARVAATRSRTAKVELLAATLGEAARVAEQPARHAAVVADYLAGTLPQRTVGVGWRGLRDLPAPADRPCLEVLDVDDALSALGRLSGSGSLAVRGRMVGELFGAATAQEQRWLVGLLTGELRQGASEGVLLPAIARAAGVPETLVRRAVMLAGFPGPVAAAALLEGADALDRLGLEVGRPLRPMLAGSEPDVAAAVAAVGGGAEVAVDAKLDGIRLQAHLDRAADPPVRLFTRSLEEITDRLPEVVDAVLALPARAAVLDGEVIALRPDRRPEPFQVTGARTASSADPQTLARTTPVATYLFDLLHLDGQDLLDRPAEERWAALDRLAPDLTVERLRSADPAAAQAFFEDVLAAGHEGVVVKDPRAPYAAGRRGAGWVKVKPRRTADLVVLAVEWGSGRRQGWLSNIHLGARDPGSGELVMVGKTFKGMTDAVLAWQTERFLALETRREQHVVHVRPEQVVEIAYDGVQTSRRYPGGMALRFARVLRYRDDKAPGEADTLADLRS; encoded by the coding sequence ATGCCGCTCGCCCGGGTCATCGAGACCTCCGCCCGGGTGGCGGCCACCCGCTCGCGGACCGCCAAGGTCGAGCTGCTGGCCGCGACGCTGGGCGAGGCAGCCCGGGTCGCGGAGCAGCCCGCGCGGCACGCGGCCGTCGTCGCCGACTACCTCGCCGGGACGCTGCCGCAGCGCACGGTCGGCGTGGGCTGGCGGGGACTGCGCGACCTGCCCGCGCCGGCGGACCGGCCCTGCCTGGAGGTGCTCGACGTCGACGACGCCCTGTCCGCGCTCGGACGGCTCTCCGGGAGCGGCTCGCTGGCGGTCCGGGGCCGGATGGTGGGCGAGCTCTTCGGGGCAGCCACGGCTCAGGAGCAGCGCTGGCTGGTCGGTCTGCTCACCGGCGAGCTGCGCCAGGGCGCCTCAGAGGGCGTCCTGCTGCCGGCGATCGCCCGTGCCGCCGGGGTGCCCGAGACCCTCGTGCGCCGGGCGGTGATGCTGGCCGGCTTCCCCGGGCCGGTCGCCGCGGCCGCGCTGCTCGAGGGCGCGGACGCCCTGGACCGGCTCGGGCTGGAGGTCGGGCGGCCGCTGCGCCCGATGCTCGCCGGGTCCGAGCCGGACGTCGCTGCCGCGGTCGCCGCGGTCGGGGGCGGGGCCGAGGTCGCGGTCGACGCCAAGCTCGACGGCATCCGGCTCCAGGCGCACCTGGACCGGGCGGCCGACCCGCCGGTGCGGCTCTTCACCCGCAGCCTGGAGGAGATCACCGACCGGCTGCCCGAGGTCGTCGACGCCGTCCTTGCGCTCCCGGCCCGGGCCGCGGTCCTCGACGGCGAGGTGATCGCGCTGCGGCCGGACCGGCGGCCCGAGCCCTTCCAGGTCACCGGCGCCCGGACCGCCAGCTCGGCCGACCCGCAGACGCTGGCGCGGACCACCCCGGTGGCGACCTACCTCTTCGACCTGCTGCACCTGGACGGCCAGGACCTGCTGGACCGGCCCGCCGAGGAGCGCTGGGCGGCGCTGGACCGGCTCGCCCCCGACCTGACCGTCGAGCGGCTGCGGAGCGCCGACCCCGCGGCGGCCCAGGCCTTCTTCGAGGACGTCCTCGCTGCCGGGCACGAGGGCGTGGTCGTCAAGGATCCGCGCGCCCCCTACGCGGCCGGCCGGCGCGGCGCCGGCTGGGTCAAGGTCAAGCCCCGCCGCACGGCAGACCTCGTCGTGCTCGCCGTCGAGTGGGGCAGCGGCCGCCGGCAGGGGTGGCTGTCCAACATCCACCTCGGCGCGCGCGACCCCGGCTCCGGCGAGCTGGTCATGGTCGGCAAGACGTTCAAGGGGATGACCGACGCGGTCCTGGCCTGGCAGACCGAGCGCTTCCTCGCCCTGGAGACGCGGCGCGAGCAGCACGTCGTCCACGTCCGGCCCGAGCAGGTCGTGGAGATCGCCTACGACGGGGTGCAGACCTCGCGGCGCTACCCCGGGGGTATGGCGCTGCGGTTCGCCCGGGTGCTGCGCTACCGGGACGACAAGGCACCGGGGGAGGCGGACACGCTGGCGGACCTGCGCTCCTGA
- a CDS encoding TRAP transporter small permease subunit, which produces MSAATHHGTAPPYRPPAIVRWVGVLSEASGWLAAIALVLATLITSHGVFVRYFLRQPTVWQTESTIYLLMLVTFVGAAYGLRHHAHVGVDLLIDMVPRRPQLVVRIITALMCLAVVLVVMWTSYLDWHEAYLFNYHSSTAFRFPLWIAFAILPLGMLLVALQYVAMIVEGIMGLAGKVPLDKVSLMTSTSELGQVRSEIELTEELHPQDTARDDGGEPR; this is translated from the coding sequence ATGTCCGCGGCCACCCACCACGGCACCGCGCCGCCCTACCGACCACCGGCGATCGTCCGCTGGGTCGGCGTGCTCTCGGAGGCCTCGGGATGGCTGGCGGCGATCGCGCTCGTCCTCGCCACGCTCATCACCAGCCACGGGGTCTTCGTCCGCTACTTCCTGCGGCAGCCGACCGTCTGGCAGACCGAGTCGACGATCTACCTGCTCATGCTGGTGACCTTCGTCGGCGCCGCCTACGGGCTGCGGCACCACGCCCACGTCGGGGTCGACCTGCTCATCGACATGGTCCCCAGGCGTCCGCAGCTCGTGGTCCGCATCATCACGGCGCTGATGTGCCTGGCGGTCGTGCTCGTGGTGATGTGGACCTCCTACCTGGACTGGCACGAGGCCTACCTCTTCAACTACCACTCCTCCACGGCGTTCCGCTTCCCGCTGTGGATCGCCTTCGCGATCCTGCCGCTGGGCATGCTGCTCGTCGCGCTGCAGTACGTCGCGATGATCGTGGAGGGGATCATGGGGCTGGCCGGAAAGGTCCCGCTGGACAAGGTGTCGCTGATGACCTCGACCAGCGAGCTCGGTCAGGTGAGGTCGGAGATCGAGCTGACCGAGGAGCTGCACCCCCAGGACACGGCGCGGGACGACGGAGGTGAGCCCCGGTGA
- a CDS encoding response regulator transcription factor translates to MTTIPSTDRAAEGSADRLRVILAEDSVLLRDGLVRLLQAAGLEVVDACPDAQTFLVSVREHRPDIVVVDVRMPPTFTSEGLQAALVVRQELPDVAVVVLSQYVEETYATELLAGRPRGVGYLLKDRVADTSEFIEAIRTVAAGGTALDPEVVSQLMSRARHTDPLSRLTPREQDVMRLMAQGRTNSAISRELFIGEGAVEKNVSSIFTKLDLAPTGDDHRRVLAVLQWLEHGAEG, encoded by the coding sequence ATGACCACCATCCCCAGCACCGACCGGGCCGCCGAGGGGTCCGCCGACCGCCTGCGCGTCATCCTCGCCGAGGACTCCGTGCTGCTGCGCGACGGTCTCGTCCGCCTGCTCCAGGCCGCCGGGCTCGAGGTCGTCGACGCCTGCCCGGACGCGCAGACCTTCCTGGTGTCGGTCCGCGAGCACCGCCCGGACATCGTCGTCGTCGACGTGCGGATGCCGCCGACCTTCACCTCCGAGGGGCTCCAGGCCGCGCTCGTCGTCCGGCAGGAGCTGCCCGACGTGGCGGTCGTCGTGCTCAGCCAGTACGTCGAGGAGACCTACGCCACCGAGCTGCTGGCCGGTCGGCCCCGCGGCGTCGGCTACCTGCTCAAGGACCGGGTCGCCGACACCAGCGAGTTCATCGAGGCCATCCGCACGGTCGCGGCCGGGGGCACCGCGCTGGACCCGGAGGTCGTCTCCCAGCTCATGTCCCGCGCCCGGCACACCGACCCGCTGTCCCGGCTCACGCCGCGCGAGCAGGACGTGATGCGCCTGATGGCCCAGGGCCGCACCAACAGCGCGATCTCCCGCGAGCTGTTCATCGGCGAGGGCGCCGTGGAGAAGAACGTCTCCTCGATCTTCACCAAGCTCGACCTCGCCCCCACCGGCGACGACCACCGTCGGGTGCTCGCCGTCCTGCAGTGGCTCGAGCACGGGGCCGAGGGATGA
- a CDS encoding sensor histidine kinase — protein MTVRSAPLGGPGDLTSPPPLPGAGPAGAGSPWPAPAPGPARPVQVALRRWREGWWAATGLVLGLFTALLAVVVVVLGVAGLFSLPAVGTGILLLVPALWGGWLLSRLQHGMLLVFAGVEVGPPLPSRAPTWRRALGLDEPRLRSFGWAALHGLWGLLAGSVVLFLLVQGLTLLALPLVGLGAPDEGSRVLGLVVVSGPTGYALGSVVGLLTLLVVPWVGRGMTSVDIALARWLLGDDPQRQLREMSRRVATLTTSREETIDSVESERRRIERDLHDGPQQRLVAIAMNLGLARSTMDSDPEGARVLIDEAHASSKEAIVEMRQVARGIVPPILTDRGLDAAVSALAARSPIPVTVEAHLARRPDPTVEAIAYFCVSESLTNAAKHSGARHVGVRLDVVPAPRATG, from the coding sequence ATGACCGTGCGCAGCGCGCCCCTCGGGGGACCCGGCGACCTCACCTCGCCCCCGCCGCTCCCCGGGGCCGGCCCTGCGGGGGCCGGCTCGCCCTGGCCCGCGCCCGCCCCCGGCCCCGCCCGACCGGTCCAGGTCGCGCTGCGCCGCTGGCGGGAGGGCTGGTGGGCGGCGACCGGCCTGGTCCTGGGGCTGTTCACCGCCCTCCTCGCCGTCGTCGTCGTCGTCCTGGGCGTCGCCGGTCTCTTCTCCCTGCCTGCCGTCGGCACCGGGATCCTCCTGCTCGTCCCCGCGTTGTGGGGCGGCTGGCTCCTGAGCCGGCTGCAGCACGGCATGCTCCTGGTCTTCGCAGGCGTCGAGGTCGGCCCGCCGCTGCCCAGCCGGGCGCCCACCTGGCGCCGCGCGCTCGGCCTGGACGAGCCGCGGCTGCGCTCCTTCGGGTGGGCGGCCCTGCACGGCCTGTGGGGGCTGCTCGCCGGCTCCGTCGTGCTCTTCCTCCTCGTCCAGGGCCTCACCCTGCTGGCGCTCCCGCTCGTCGGGCTGGGGGCACCGGACGAGGGCAGCCGCGTGCTCGGTCTCGTCGTCGTCTCCGGACCGACCGGGTATGCGCTCGGCTCCGTCGTCGGCCTCCTCACCCTCCTCGTGGTCCCGTGGGTGGGTCGCGGGATGACCAGCGTCGACATCGCCCTGGCGCGCTGGCTGCTGGGCGACGACCCGCAGCGCCAGCTGCGGGAGATGAGCCGCCGGGTCGCCACCCTGACCACCTCGCGCGAGGAGACCATCGACTCGGTCGAGTCCGAGCGCCGCCGGATCGAGCGCGACCTGCACGACGGGCCGCAGCAGCGGCTCGTGGCCATCGCGATGAACCTGGGTCTGGCCCGTTCCACGATGGACAGCGACCCGGAGGGTGCCCGCGTCCTGATCGATGAGGCCCACGCCTCGAGCAAGGAGGCGATCGTGGAGATGCGGCAGGTGGCGCGCGGGATCGTGCCGCCCATCCTCACCGACCGGGGGCTGGACGCGGCCGTGTCCGCGCTCGCGGCGCGCAGCCCCATACCCGTCACCGTGGAGGCGCACCTGGCCCGCCGGCCGGACCCGACCGTGGAGGCCATCGCCTACTTCTGCGTCTCCGAGAGCCTGACCAACGCGGCCAAGCACTCCGGGGCCCGGCACGTCGGCGTCCGGCTCGACGTCGTCCCCGCCCCGAGGGCGACCGGCTGA
- a CDS encoding cell wall-binding repeat-containing protein — protein sequence MGIGGAGGKSGTHLTRAGVWGALLALVATSFLGPAGAAEEQPDTVVSATHGATTDGTADATDIVPSGRTGAPIIRLAGADRYASAVAISRDRYADPAQASVVYLADGAEFSDALTAGTLSDGPVLLVRSHCRAVPTTVLHEIDRIDPQRVVALGGPAAVCDATLATASGGRSTDRIGGANRYETAALIAQRQFPSGSARVYLTRGEVSPDALGGGMLSDGPILLTSRDGASVPAATAAAVQAMGATRVVALGGPAAVSDAVLAEAADGRTTGRLAGRDRYRTAIAIAKHAYPSRTSRVYLARGDGQNFADAVASGMIADGPVLLTPGPCEPVRAATAAFLKERHPTRVVALGGEDALCTSSMRGASLDARPTVDCDVTRCVALTFDDGPGRYTGTLLDTLADYRVPATFFQVGQMVDAYGAYSRRAYLEGHEVANHTWDHTQLTLLTRAQQQWEVDVTDNELNQHGVPDTTLLRPPYGSFNSLTRQLGFPLVIWDVDPRDWDNSPSAATVRSRVMSAVRPGSIVLQHDIHPNSVDAVPLIISDLTAQGYTLVTVSELVPGLRPGDVVYRHGDVRSAGTASSPGDTITLPDGTVLGPFLDEAGVPGVAPSVPLLELLEQQR from the coding sequence ATGGGTATCGGTGGGGCAGGCGGGAAGAGCGGGACGCATCTGACGCGGGCGGGGGTGTGGGGCGCGCTCCTGGCGCTCGTGGCCACCAGCTTCCTCGGCCCCGCCGGCGCGGCCGAGGAGCAGCCGGACACGGTGGTGAGCGCCACCCACGGTGCGACCACCGACGGCACCGCCGACGCGACGGACATCGTCCCTTCGGGCCGCACGGGCGCGCCGATCATCAGGCTGGCGGGTGCCGACCGCTACGCCTCGGCCGTCGCGATCTCCCGCGACCGCTACGCCGACCCGGCGCAGGCCTCGGTCGTCTACCTCGCCGACGGGGCCGAGTTCAGCGACGCGCTCACCGCGGGCACCCTTTCCGACGGACCGGTCCTGCTCGTGCGCTCGCACTGCCGCGCCGTGCCGACCACCGTCCTCCACGAGATCGACCGCATCGACCCTCAGCGGGTCGTCGCGCTGGGCGGCCCTGCGGCCGTCTGCGACGCGACGCTGGCGACCGCGTCCGGCGGGCGCTCCACCGACCGGATCGGCGGGGCCAACCGCTACGAGACCGCGGCGCTGATCGCCCAGCGGCAGTTCCCCTCCGGCTCGGCCCGGGTCTACCTCACCCGCGGCGAGGTCTCGCCGGACGCCCTCGGCGGCGGCATGCTCAGCGACGGGCCGATCCTGCTGACCTCCCGCGACGGCGCCTCCGTGCCGGCCGCGACCGCGGCGGCCGTGCAGGCGATGGGCGCCACCCGGGTGGTCGCGCTCGGCGGCCCGGCCGCCGTGAGCGACGCCGTGCTGGCCGAGGCGGCCGACGGCCGGACGACGGGTCGTCTCGCGGGCCGGGACCGCTACCGGACCGCGATCGCGATCGCGAAGCACGCCTACCCCAGCCGCACCTCGCGGGTGTACCTGGCCCGCGGTGACGGCCAGAACTTCGCCGACGCCGTGGCCTCCGGCATGATCGCCGACGGCCCCGTGCTGCTGACGCCCGGTCCGTGCGAGCCGGTGCGCGCGGCGACCGCCGCCTTCCTCAAGGAGCGCCACCCCACCCGGGTCGTCGCGCTCGGCGGCGAGGACGCCCTGTGCACCTCCTCGATGCGGGGAGCCTCCCTGGACGCGCGCCCGACGGTGGACTGCGACGTGACCAGGTGCGTCGCGCTGACCTTCGACGACGGCCCCGGCCGCTACACCGGCACCCTGCTCGACACGCTGGCGGACTACCGCGTGCCGGCGACGTTCTTCCAGGTCGGTCAGATGGTCGACGCCTACGGGGCCTACTCACGCCGCGCCTACCTCGAGGGCCACGAGGTGGCCAACCACACCTGGGACCACACCCAGCTGACGCTCCTGACCAGGGCCCAGCAGCAGTGGGAGGTCGACGTCACCGACAACGAGCTCAACCAGCACGGGGTGCCTGACACGACGCTGCTCCGCCCGCCGTACGGGTCCTTCAACTCCCTCACCCGCCAGCTCGGCTTCCCGCTGGTCATCTGGGACGTGGACCCCCGGGACTGGGACAACTCCCCGTCCGCCGCCACGGTCCGCAGCAGGGTGATGTCGGCCGTGCGTCCCGGCTCGATCGTCCTCCAGCACGACATCCACCCCAACTCGGTCGACGCCGTCCCCCTCATCATCAGCGACCTGACGGCGCAGGGCTACACCCTGGTCACCGTCTCCGAGCTGGTGCCCGGTCTGCGCCCCGGCGACGTGGTCTACCGGCACGGCGACGTGCGCAGCGCCGGGACCGCCAGCAGCCCGGGCGACACCATCACGCTGCCCGACGGCACGGTGCTCGGACCGTTCCTCGACGAGGCCGGGGTGCCCGGCGTGGCGCCGTCGGTCCCGCTGCTGGAGCTGCTGGAGCAGCAGCGCTGA
- a CDS encoding DUF4097 family beta strand repeat-containing protein produces the protein MTPATTTVPQDRVAPPPGPTSAPRYDPRHRGLRIGGAALVGLLGIGLAVSTVPEMVRDAEVQSFDLPAGTQELRIVGDVGDVDLRGVPEGGRTGISADKHWSFREPAARVESTGGITTVTMDCPEFAVGQCYADWDVAVPSHVTVVVRTSVGDVDADGLTGDLAVHSSVGDIAVTGSPAVLEVSTSVGDVSATLGAPADRVTLRTSVGDVALTLPGGVAYDLKAQGLDPADVRVETSPTSEHHVSVESDLGSVLVTGD, from the coding sequence ATGACCCCGGCGACCACCACCGTGCCCCAGGACCGGGTGGCACCGCCGCCGGGTCCCACGAGCGCCCCCCGCTACGACCCCCGGCACCGAGGCCTGCGAATCGGCGGTGCCGCCCTCGTCGGTCTGCTCGGGATCGGCCTCGCCGTCAGCACCGTCCCGGAGATGGTGCGCGACGCCGAGGTCCAGTCCTTCGACCTGCCCGCAGGCACCCAGGAGCTGAGGATCGTGGGTGACGTGGGCGACGTGGACCTGCGCGGAGTGCCGGAGGGAGGACGGACGGGGATCAGCGCGGACAAGCACTGGTCCTTCCGCGAGCCGGCTGCGCGGGTGGAGAGCACCGGCGGGATCACGACGGTGACGATGGACTGCCCGGAGTTCGCCGTGGGACAGTGCTACGCAGACTGGGACGTGGCGGTGCCCTCGCACGTCACGGTGGTCGTACGCACCTCCGTCGGCGACGTCGACGCCGACGGCCTGACCGGCGACCTGGCCGTGCACAGCTCGGTGGGCGACATCGCGGTCACCGGGTCGCCCGCGGTCCTGGAGGTGAGCACCTCGGTCGGGGACGTCAGCGCGACCCTGGGCGCCCCGGCCGACCGGGTCACCCTGCGGACCAGCGTCGGCGACGTCGCGCTGACCCTGCCCGGCGGCGTGGCCTACGACCTCAAGGCCCAGGGCCTGGACCCGGCCGACGTGCGCGTGGAGACCTCACCGACCTCCGAGCACCACGTCAGCGTGGAGAGCGACCTCGGCTCGGTCCTCGTCACCGGGGACTGA